One genomic segment of Scophthalmus maximus strain ysfricsl-2021 chromosome 3, ASM2237912v1, whole genome shotgun sequence includes these proteins:
- the spsb1 gene encoding SPRY domain-containing SOCS box protein 1 isoform X1 — protein MYRLHTTLGLTLAVCIEWPRHNPVSLVAVAEWRRGSEADYSPHKSLKRGEEEEEGAVITTPSMGQKVPGGIKTIDMRDPAFSPLKLELQALSRTKPSRLDLLLDMPPASPDVQGQHSWNNDDRSLNIFVKDDNKLVFHRHPVAQSTDAIRGRVGYTRGLHVWEISWAMRQRGTHAVVGVATSDASLHSVGYTALVGSNAESWGWDLCRSKLYHDGKNQPGKTYPAFLEPDDTFIIPDSLLVVLDMDEGTLGYIVDGHYLGVAFRGLKGRKVYPVVSAVWGHCEIRIRYINGLDPEPLSLMDLCRRSVRVALGRDRLSEIHRLPLPASLKNYLLYQ, from the exons ATGTATAG GCTTCATACAACACTCGGGCTGACCTTGGCTGTCTGCATCGAGTGGCCAAGGCACAACCCCGTTTCTTTGGTTGCAGTagcagagtggaggagagggtcTGAGGCTGATTACTCCCCCCATAAGTCTttgaagaggggggaggaggaggaagaaggagctGTTATAACGACCCCGAGCATGGGGCAAAAAGTCCCAGGTGGCATCAAAACCATCGATATGCGGGATCCGGCATTCAGTCCCCTGAAGCTGGAGCTACAGGCCCTGAGTCGCACCAAGCCGTCTCGACTGGATCTGCTGCTGGACATGCCCCCTGCCAGCCCGGACGTCCAGGGCCAGCACTCGTGGAACAACGATGACCGTTCGCTCAACATCTTCGTCAAGGACGACAACAAGCTGGTGTTCCACAGGCACCCAGTGGCGCAGAGCACGGACGCCATCCGCGGACGCGTTGGCTACACGAGAGGTTTGCATGTGTGGGAGATAAGCTGGGCCATGCGACAGCGGGGCACGCATGCCGTGGTTGGAGTGGCCACAAGCGATGCCTCGCTACACTCGGTGGGCTACACAGCTCTGGTAGGAAGCAACGCTGAGTCCTGGGGCTGGGACCTGTGTAGGAGTAAACTCTACCATGACGGCAAGAACCAACCAGGAAAAACCTACCCAGCCTTCCTTGAGCCAGACGACACCTTCATAATACCAGACTCGCTCTTGGTAGTCTTGGACATGGATGAGGGAACTCTGGGTTACATAGTGGATGGACATTATCTCGGGGTGGCGTTCAGAGGACTTAAGGGCAGGAAGGTCTACCCGGTGGTGAGCGCCGTGTGGGGACACTGTGAAATAAGAATCCGGTACATAAATGGTCTTGATC CTGAACCCCTCTCTCTGATGGACCTGTGTAGGCGTTCTGTGAGGGTGGCATTAGGAAGAGACCGTCTGAGTGAAATCCATAGACTGCCCCTGCCGGCCTCTCTCAAGAACTACCTGCTCTACCAATGA
- the spsb1 gene encoding SPRY domain-containing SOCS box protein 1 isoform X2 → MGQKVPGGIKTIDMRDPAFSPLKLELQALSRTKPSRLDLLLDMPPASPDVQGQHSWNNDDRSLNIFVKDDNKLVFHRHPVAQSTDAIRGRVGYTRGLHVWEISWAMRQRGTHAVVGVATSDASLHSVGYTALVGSNAESWGWDLCRSKLYHDGKNQPGKTYPAFLEPDDTFIIPDSLLVVLDMDEGTLGYIVDGHYLGVAFRGLKGRKVYPVVSAVWGHCEIRIRYINGLDPEPLSLMDLCRRSVRVALGRDRLSEIHRLPLPASLKNYLLYQ, encoded by the exons ATGGGGCAAAAAGTCCCAGGTGGCATCAAAACCATCGATATGCGGGATCCGGCATTCAGTCCCCTGAAGCTGGAGCTACAGGCCCTGAGTCGCACCAAGCCGTCTCGACTGGATCTGCTGCTGGACATGCCCCCTGCCAGCCCGGACGTCCAGGGCCAGCACTCGTGGAACAACGATGACCGTTCGCTCAACATCTTCGTCAAGGACGACAACAAGCTGGTGTTCCACAGGCACCCAGTGGCGCAGAGCACGGACGCCATCCGCGGACGCGTTGGCTACACGAGAGGTTTGCATGTGTGGGAGATAAGCTGGGCCATGCGACAGCGGGGCACGCATGCCGTGGTTGGAGTGGCCACAAGCGATGCCTCGCTACACTCGGTGGGCTACACAGCTCTGGTAGGAAGCAACGCTGAGTCCTGGGGCTGGGACCTGTGTAGGAGTAAACTCTACCATGACGGCAAGAACCAACCAGGAAAAACCTACCCAGCCTTCCTTGAGCCAGACGACACCTTCATAATACCAGACTCGCTCTTGGTAGTCTTGGACATGGATGAGGGAACTCTGGGTTACATAGTGGATGGACATTATCTCGGGGTGGCGTTCAGAGGACTTAAGGGCAGGAAGGTCTACCCGGTGGTGAGCGCCGTGTGGGGACACTGTGAAATAAGAATCCGGTACATAAATGGTCTTGATC CTGAACCCCTCTCTCTGATGGACCTGTGTAGGCGTTCTGTGAGGGTGGCATTAGGAAGAGACCGTCTGAGTGAAATCCATAGACTGCCCCTGCCGGCCTCTCTCAAGAACTACCTGCTCTACCAATGA